From Poecile atricapillus isolate bPoeAtr1 chromosome 11, bPoeAtr1.hap1, whole genome shotgun sequence, one genomic window encodes:
- the OAZ2 gene encoding LOW QUALITY PROTEIN: ornithine decarboxylase antizyme 2 (The sequence of the model RefSeq protein was modified relative to this genomic sequence to represent the inferred CDS: deleted 1 base in 1 codon): MINTQDSSILPLSNCPQLQCCRHIVPGPLWCSDAPHPLSKIPGGRGGGRDPSLSALIYKDEKITVSQDVSVHEGKPHIVHFQYKVTEVKTSSWDAVLSNQSLFVEIPDGLLADGSKEGLSALLEFAEEKMKVNYVFICFRKSREDRAPLLKTFSFLGFEIVRPGHPAVPSRPDVMFMVYPLDQSSSSDEE, translated from the exons ATGATAAACACCCAGGACAG TAGTATTTTACCTTTGAGtaactgtccccagctgcagtgctgcaggcacATCGTTCCAGGGCCTCTGTGGTGCTCC GATGCCCCTCACCCACTGTCGAAGATCCCCGGTGGGCGAGGGGGTGGCAGGGATCCTTCTCTTTCAGCTCTGATATATAAG gATGAGAAGATCACTGTTAGCCAAGATGTCTCAGTGCATGAAGGGAAGCCTCATATTGTCCACTTCCAGTACAAGGTCACAGAGGTGAAGACCTCCTCCTGGGATGCAGTGCTCTCAAACCAGAGCCTCTTTGTGGAAATCCCTGATGGATTATTAGCTGATGGAAGCAAAGAAGG GTTGTCAGCACTGCTGGAGtttgctgaagaaaaaatgaaagtcaACTATGTCTTCATCTGcttcaggaaaagcagagaggatCGAG CTCCACTCCTGAAGACGTTCAGCTTCTTGGGCTTTGAGATCGTGCGGCCTGGCCATCCTGCTGTCCCGTCACGGCCGGACGTGATGTTCATGGTGTACCCCCTGGATCAGAGCTCTTCCTCCGATGAAGAGTAG